In a genomic window of Curtobacterium sp. MCBD17_035:
- a CDS encoding MarR family transcriptional regulator: protein MTTDLRRLGRMVKQAQWRDHRAVDAALHGVGTTLAQWDALRAIATRPGASAHALALVTFQSDQAFGTLTTRMAARGLVERHPGVGRRVRYELTAEGERLLVAGQEAADRTLATLFAPLDEADRAALTSILGRLLGEDDDGGSADGDGGADGGARVGSDTPEDDR from the coding sequence ATGACGACGGACCTGCGACGACTCGGCCGGATGGTGAAACAGGCGCAGTGGCGTGACCACCGTGCGGTCGACGCGGCCCTGCACGGTGTCGGGACGACCCTCGCCCAGTGGGACGCCCTCCGCGCGATCGCCACCCGCCCCGGGGCCTCGGCGCACGCGCTCGCACTCGTGACGTTCCAGAGCGACCAGGCGTTCGGGACCCTCACGACGCGCATGGCCGCGCGGGGCCTCGTCGAGCGCCATCCCGGGGTGGGCCGCCGGGTTCGGTACGAACTCACCGCCGAGGGTGAACGGCTCCTCGTAGCCGGACAGGAGGCCGCGGACCGGACGCTCGCGACGCTGTTCGCGCCCCTCGACGAGGCGGACCGGGCGGCATTGACGTCGATCCTCGGCCGGCTGCTCGGCGAGGACGACGACGGGGGCAGCGCCGACGGCGATGGTGGTGCCGACGGTGGTGCCCGCGTGGGCTCGGACACGCCGGAGGACGACCGGTAA